One window of Pogoniulus pusillus isolate bPogPus1 chromosome 9, bPogPus1.pri, whole genome shotgun sequence genomic DNA carries:
- the ANXA10 gene encoding annexin A10 — MYCGDYVQGTIFPAPNFNPIMDAQLLGGALQGINCEKDVLIDVLTQRCNSQRLMIAEAYRDMYGRDLITDLKENLSHHFKEVMVGLMYPPAFYDAHELWHALKGVDTEEKCLIDILASRSNMEIFQMKEAYLMQYNNDLQQDIDSETSGHFRDTLMNLAQGTRMEGYADPSTAAQDAMILWEACQQKTGEHKNMLQMILCNKSYQQLWMVFQEFQNISGQDIVEAINECYDGYFQELLVAIVLCARDKPSYFAYRLYNAIHDFGFHNKTVIRILISRSEIDLMNIRQRYKERYGKSLFHDIKHFASGHYESALLAICAGDTEDY, encoded by the exons ATGTATTGTGGAGATTAC GTACAAGGAACGATTTTTCCCGCTCCAAATTTTAATCCCATTATGGATGCCCAGCTGCTAGGAGGAGCCCTACAGGGAATTA ATTGTGAAAAAGACGTGCTGATTGATGTCCTAACGCAGCGTTGCAATTCACAGCGGCTCATGATTGCTGAGGCGTACAGAGACATGTATGGCAGG gaTCTGATAACAGACCTaaaagagaacctctctcatcACTTCAAAGAAGTCATGGTTGGCTTGATGTATCCACCTGCCTTCTATGATGCCCACGAGCTCTGGCACGCCTTGAAG GGTGTagacacagaagaaaaatgtctAATTGACATATTAGCCTCAAGATCAAATATGGAGATCTTCCAGATGAAAGAAGCCTACCTAATgc AATATAATAATGATCTTCAACAAGATATTGATTCTGAGACTTCAGGTCACTTCAGAGATACACTCATGAACCTTGCTCAG gGAACAAGAATGGAAGGATATGCAGATCCTTCTACAGCTGCCCAGGATGCAATG ATTCTATGGGAAGCATGTCAGCAGAAAACAGGAGAACACAAAAATATGCTGCAAATGATCCTCTGCAACAAGAGCTACCAGCAGCTGTGGATGG tttTCCAGGAGTTCCAAAATATCTCTGGGCAAGACATAGTAGAGGCTATTAATGAATGTTACGATGGATACTTTCAAGAATTACTGGTTGCAATAG TTCTCTGTGCTCGTGACAAGCCTTCCTACTTTGCTTACAGGCTTTATAATGCAATTCAT gaCTTCGGGTTTCACAACAAAACAGTTATAAGGATTCTCATTTCCAGGAGTGAGATTGATTTGATGAATATACGACAGCGATACAAAGAGAGATATGGGAAGTCACTCTTTCATGATATTAAA catTTTGCTTCAGGGCATTACGAAAGTGCTTTGCTTGCTATCTGTGCCGGTGATACCGAAGATTATTAA